One Streptomyces sp. NBC_00554 DNA segment encodes these proteins:
- a CDS encoding cytochrome P450 gives MAALETPQAFDPWDPAFLADPYPAYEELRARGRVHYFEPTKQWLVPHHADVSALLRDRRLGRTYQHRFTHEDFGRTAPLPEHEPFHVLNDHGMLDLEPPDHTRIRRLVSKAFTPRTVERLKPYVDQLAGELVGRLVAAGGGDLLTDVAEPLPVSVIAEMLGIPESDRAPLRPWSADICGMYEMNPSQETAAKAVRASEEFTAYLLGLIEERRKEPGEDLISGLIAAYDEGERLTEQEMISTCVLLLNAGHEATVNATVNGWWALFRNPGQLAALRADHSLVPTAVEELMRYDTPLQLFERWVLDDIEIDGTTIPHGAEIAMLFGSANHDPAVFTAPEELDLSRPDNPHISFSAGIHYCIGAPLARLELTASLRALLSQAPTLTLTAEPVRKPAFVIRGLEGLGVAL, from the coding sequence CGACCCGTGGGACCCGGCGTTCTTGGCGGACCCGTACCCGGCGTACGAGGAGCTGCGTGCCCGGGGCCGGGTGCACTACTTCGAGCCCACCAAGCAGTGGCTGGTCCCGCATCATGCGGACGTGTCGGCGCTGCTGCGGGACCGCCGCCTCGGCCGGACGTACCAGCACCGGTTCACGCACGAGGACTTCGGCCGCACCGCGCCCTTGCCCGAGCATGAGCCGTTCCACGTCCTCAACGACCACGGGATGCTCGACCTGGAGCCGCCGGACCACACGCGGATCCGGCGGCTGGTGTCGAAGGCGTTCACGCCGCGCACGGTGGAGCGGCTCAAGCCGTACGTGGACCAGCTGGCCGGTGAGCTGGTCGGCCGGCTGGTCGCGGCGGGCGGCGGTGATCTGCTCACCGATGTCGCCGAGCCGCTGCCGGTCTCGGTGATCGCCGAGATGCTGGGGATCCCGGAGTCCGACCGGGCGCCGCTGCGGCCGTGGTCCGCGGACATCTGCGGGATGTACGAGATGAATCCGTCGCAGGAGACGGCGGCGAAGGCGGTGCGGGCGTCGGAGGAGTTCACCGCGTACCTGCTGGGGCTGATCGAGGAGCGCCGCAAGGAGCCGGGCGAGGATCTGATCTCCGGCCTCATCGCCGCGTACGACGAGGGGGAGCGGCTTACCGAGCAGGAGATGATCTCGACCTGTGTGCTGCTGCTGAACGCCGGGCACGAGGCGACCGTCAACGCGACGGTGAACGGCTGGTGGGCCCTCTTCCGCAACCCCGGTCAGCTGGCCGCCCTCCGCGCCGACCACTCGCTGGTGCCCACGGCCGTGGAGGAGCTGATGCGGTACGACACGCCGTTGCAGCTGTTCGAGCGCTGGGTTCTCGATGACATCGAGATCGACGGTACGACCATCCCGCACGGCGCCGAGATCGCCATGCTCTTCGGCTCCGCCAACCATGACCCTGCCGTCTTCACCGCCCCCGAGGAGCTGGACCTCTCCCGTCCGGACAACCCGCACATCTCCTTCAGCGCGGGCATCCACTACTGCATCGGGGCGCCGCTTGCCCGCCTGGAACTCACCGCATCCCTGCGTGCGTTGCTCTCCCAGGCACCGACGCTCACCCTCACCGCCGAGCCGGTACGCAAGCCGGCCTTTGTGATCCGGGGGCTGGAGGGACTCGGCGTCGCGCTCTGA